The bacterium nucleotide sequence ATCTGGCCGGTGAAAATGCGCACATAGGGGTTCATCGCCAGAAAGGCCGGGTCGTTAGCGGCAAGGCGGTTGACCGGGAAAAGCGTCTCGGTGCGGTTCATCGCCTCCCGTAGCTGGGTCTCGCGGCTGACGACAAATTTCATAAAGCTCCAGGCGTCGCGGCGGTTTTTCGCGCCGCGCGGGATCGCCAGCCACCAGCTGCCCGCTGAGGAGACCGAGGGTGAATCCCCGAAGGTGGGGATCATCGCTACGCCATAATCGAGGCCGGGCTGGTAGCGGGCGATCTGGTCGACAAAGCTGTTGTCGTTGATGAAGAGCGCGACCTTCTCGGCGATGAAGCCCTGCTGGTCGCCATAGCCAAAACCGCCCATGAAGGCGGAGACCTCCTCAACCGTGTAGAGGTCGAAAAAGTCGCGTTCCCACTGAAAGGCCGTGACCACCTCCGGAGCGGTCAGCGTCACTCGGGCGCCAGTGGGATCGATGAAACGGGCGCCGAGTTCGAAGGCGATGATCAGCGGCGTCTCGATCGTACCATACTGGGGGATAAAGCCCATCTGCACAATCCGGCCCTTTTCCCGCCTGAGGAGTCGGCGGGAGCAGCGCTGCACCTCCTCCCAGGTCCGGGGCGGCCGGTCCGGGTCGAGTCCGGCCTCGCGTAGCAGCCGGCGGTTGTAAAAGAGCGCGTAGGAGCCGGTGTAGGCGGGGAGAGCATAGGTGCGGCCGCGGTATTTCATCTCCTGCCAGAGGGAGGGGAAGAATTCAGTGGTATCGTAGCGATCGGCTTTGAGGGCCGGATCGAGGGCGACCAGGGCCTTGCGCGCCGCCCATTTGGGCACCGGAGTGACCAGATTGACCACATCCGGGGGATTTCCACTGAGGATGGCGGTGAGTACCTTTTTTTCGTGCTCGTTCCAAGGAATCGGCGTAGCCTCGACATGGATCGACTCCTGCGCGGCGTTGAAGAGG carries:
- a CDS encoding ABC transporter substrate-binding protein, translating into MQRQVDYWFVAGVKEDIPPCVALFNAAQESIHVEATPIPWNEHEKKVLTAILSGNPPDVVNLVTPVPKWAARKALVALDPALKADRYDTTEFFPSLWQEMKYRGRTYALPAYTGSYALFYNRRLLREAGLDPDRPPRTWEEVQRCSRRLLRREKGRIVQMGFIPQYGTIETPLIIAFELGARFIDPTGARVTLTAPEVVTAFQWERDFFDLYTVEEVSAFMGGFGYGDQQGFIAEKVALFINDNSFVDQIARYQPGLDYGVAMIPTFGDSPSVSSAGSWWLAIPRGAKNRRDAWSFMKFVVSRETQLREAMNRTETLFPVNRLAANDPAFLAMNPYVRIFTGQMEQTRSKSIVPLVHDIFWREFSLARERSLRGVMPPQQALAQAERTIQAALDRALEYDAYVNARMKIEVFQP